One Cytobacillus luteolus genomic window carries:
- a CDS encoding rhodanese-related sulfurtransferase, with the protein MDYRVLLYYKYVQIEDPESFMVDHKAMCDEIGLMGRILVAHEGINGTVSGTVEQTNQYVEAMRNDKRFSDMIFKIEESEGHAFRKMKVKVKPEIVHLSLEDDVNPNQTTGKHLSPKEFYEALQDEDVVILDARNTYEYDLGHFRNAIRPDIETFRELPDWIRKNFSQYKDKKVLTYCTGGIRCEKFSGFLVNEGFKDVSQLEGGIISYGYDPEVKGRLWDGKMYVFDDRISVPVNRTEEATVVGKCYYCDQPEERVVKCGNPECNKHIIMCDECEHEHYRSCSTECKEHEWNRYVKEHSLKS; encoded by the coding sequence ATGGATTATCGAGTATTACTTTACTATAAATATGTACAAATTGAAGACCCAGAAAGCTTTATGGTCGATCATAAGGCGATGTGTGATGAAATAGGTCTTATGGGGCGCATTCTCGTGGCTCATGAAGGGATTAATGGGACCGTTTCTGGAACAGTTGAACAAACGAATCAATATGTAGAAGCAATGCGTAATGACAAACGCTTCTCTGATATGATTTTTAAAATAGAAGAATCTGAAGGTCATGCCTTCCGAAAAATGAAGGTAAAGGTAAAACCCGAGATTGTTCACCTAAGCCTAGAAGATGATGTGAATCCTAACCAAACCACAGGAAAACATCTTTCTCCAAAGGAGTTTTACGAAGCACTCCAAGATGAGGATGTTGTCATTCTGGATGCTCGAAATACTTACGAATATGATCTCGGGCACTTCCGAAATGCAATTCGACCAGACATCGAGACATTCCGTGAACTTCCAGATTGGATTCGTAAAAACTTCAGTCAATATAAAGATAAGAAGGTTTTAACCTACTGTACTGGCGGTATTCGTTGTGAAAAGTTCTCAGGATTTTTAGTAAATGAAGGCTTTAAGGATGTTTCACAGCTTGAAGGTGGAATTATTTCCTACGGCTATGACCCAGAAGTGAAAGGTCGTCTATGGGATGGAAAAATGTATGTGTTTGATGACCGCATCTCAGTTCCGGTGAATCGTACAGAAGAAGCAACTGTAGTAGGAAAATGCTATTACTGTGATCAGCCTGAAGAAAGAGTCGTAAAGTGTGGAAACCCTGAATGTAACAAACATATCATCATGTGTGATGAGTGCGAACATGAGCATTACCGTTCATGTAGTACTGAATGTAAAGAACATGAGTGGAATCGTTATGTGAAGGAACACTCTTTAAAAAGTTAA
- a CDS encoding glycosyl hydrolase family 18 protein: MTEFLNRFEISEEKDGSTIIFYLNPETTEFSTEFLASLKNQKETIEGKVNELLKEKLPGVKASAVKVVVGSMIITTIPLYTEKASAHNVENFNMSYIYFGNPNTHVSYVERTQGNLQVISPSYFDINPDGSLKLTRLVNSAFIEEMHGKGVKVVPFLSNHWDRASGRAALENREKLAQDIANAIETYNLDGVNVDIENVTDVDRENYTDLVRLLREKIPAHKEVSVAVAANPNGWNAGWHGSYDYHALSQYADYLMIMAYDESYTGGPEGPVASLPWVKRSIEYAINKGVPKDKIVLGIPFFGRYWVEGQAFGGYGISNNRVEELINLYESTVTYDEKAQSPKATIIIKDTDPTYNLAGRILGPGTYHIWYENEQSIKAKVDLVHEYEIKGTGSWALGQENNLIWQNYGEWLKGHTATTELKTPEVQPSYTNYTVKSGDSLSSIALRHGTTVAKIKEVNGLTSDLIKIGQTLKIPNSQAAGTTTPINDTTPDIVRGPRGEIGHVQVKKRINLWKRDANGKLEFVRILNPGESYRVYKIDSRYGGQYDVGGNHWITNMPDHVTYQPLTQTTQNDITVVRGPKGEIGHIRILKPINLWQRDANGKLLYSRVLKPGEVYRVYSNDEKYGGQFGVGGNHWITNMKGYVSYEPLQNK; this comes from the coding sequence ATGACGGAATTCTTAAATCGGTTTGAAATAAGCGAGGAAAAAGATGGCTCCACGATAATATTCTATTTAAATCCTGAAACAACGGAGTTTTCAACTGAGTTTTTAGCATCCCTAAAAAATCAAAAAGAAACCATAGAGGGAAAAGTAAACGAGCTATTAAAAGAGAAGTTACCCGGTGTGAAGGCGTCTGCTGTTAAAGTCGTGGTTGGTTCCATGATCATCACGACAATACCTCTATATACCGAAAAAGCTAGTGCTCATAATGTAGAAAACTTTAATATGTCCTATATCTATTTTGGTAATCCCAATACACATGTGAGCTATGTAGAAAGAACACAAGGAAATTTGCAAGTAATATCACCAAGTTATTTTGATATTAACCCCGATGGTTCACTAAAATTAACCCGATTGGTAAACAGTGCATTTATAGAAGAGATGCATGGCAAGGGTGTTAAAGTTGTACCGTTTTTAAGTAACCATTGGGACCGAGCTTCAGGAAGGGCAGCTCTTGAAAATCGAGAAAAGCTTGCACAGGACATTGCCAATGCAATTGAAACCTATAACCTTGATGGCGTAAATGTTGATATAGAAAATGTAACAGATGTTGATCGAGAGAACTACACGGACCTTGTGCGACTTTTAAGGGAAAAAATACCTGCTCACAAAGAGGTTTCAGTAGCTGTTGCTGCAAATCCAAATGGGTGGAATGCAGGGTGGCATGGTTCTTATGATTATCATGCACTCTCTCAATATGCAGATTACCTAATGATTATGGCTTATGATGAGAGTTATACAGGAGGCCCAGAAGGACCGGTAGCAAGTTTGCCGTGGGTGAAAAGGTCAATTGAATATGCCATAAACAAAGGTGTGCCTAAGGATAAAATAGTACTTGGAATTCCTTTCTTTGGGCGCTATTGGGTTGAAGGACAAGCCTTTGGTGGCTATGGAATCTCAAATAACCGTGTTGAGGAGCTAATAAATCTTTATGAGTCAACTGTGACCTATGATGAGAAGGCTCAATCACCGAAAGCTACAATCATTATTAAGGATACAGACCCAACCTATAACTTGGCTGGCAGAATATTAGGTCCAGGAACGTATCATATTTGGTATGAAAATGAACAATCGATTAAAGCTAAAGTAGATTTAGTTCATGAATACGAAATCAAGGGGACAGGCAGCTGGGCACTTGGGCAAGAGAATAATTTGATCTGGCAAAATTACGGAGAGTGGCTGAAGGGACATACAGCTACGACTGAACTAAAGACACCCGAGGTTCAACCTAGTTATACCAACTATACCGTGAAGTCAGGTGACAGTTTATCCTCTATAGCGTTACGACATGGCACCACAGTAGCAAAAATAAAAGAAGTAAATGGCTTAACGAGTGACCTTATAAAAATTGGTCAAACACTAAAAATACCGAATTCACAAGCAGCGGGTACCACTACACCAATAAATGATACAACACCAGACATAGTTAGAGGACCAAGAGGTGAAATTGGTCATGTTCAAGTTAAAAAGCGAATTAATCTATGGAAAAGGGATGCTAACGGGAAGTTAGAATTCGTGAGGATTTTAAATCCAGGAGAATCATACCGAGTCTATAAAATTGATAGTAGGTATGGAGGACAATATGATGTAGGGGGAAATCATTGGATTACGAATATGCCTGACCATGTTACCTACCAACCATTAACACAAACCACGCAAAATGATATCACGGTTGTAAGAGGTCCAAAAGGTGAAATTGGACATATAAGAATACTAAAACCAATTAACCTATGGCAAAGAGATGCGAATGGAAAGTTGCTATATTCAAGAGTGTTGAAACCTGGTGAAGTCTATCGTGTATACAGTAACGACGAAAAATATGGAGGACAATTTGGGGTAGGAGGTAATCATTGGATTACAAACATGAAGGGATATGTTTCATATGAACCACTTCAAAACAAGTAA
- a CDS encoding glycosyltransferase, which yields MSKPIFQDETGKRWRLVKISFTTVLFTMLLFIYFFDFTLVLLSTILKIYLLVAIIIGLIRMAILMYFSYKQYKQKEYKRTKKPLKKKRIKRRRKKKFRPKVSVIIPVYNEEVVIERTVRAIKKSKYRISEILVVDDGSTDQTVQVVKNAFKGSRKVKVIEKENGGKASALNIGFQKAVGDIVITIDADTIFTERAITYLVRPFKDRNVAAVSGNCKIGNLSNYLAVWQHIEYVTAFNLEKRAYEYLNCITVVPGSNSAWRKKAVVKAGYYDHDTLAEDTDLTLKLLNNDYKIIYEDRALSYEECPEKIKDFIKQRYRWSYGILQSSWKHKKTIFHSKNRTLKYFAIPSMLFSYFLYLTAPLIDVIFIIALLTGAKSIFLFALFFYLTDTVASIYAFKLEKEKMKPLLWVFIQRLAYRYLIAYVTWKSILMALKGYSVGWNKFERSGTNQFGQSDEKGE from the coding sequence TTGAGCAAACCTATATTTCAGGATGAAACAGGGAAGCGTTGGAGATTGGTGAAGATTAGTTTCACCACGGTCCTATTCACTATGTTACTTTTCATTTATTTCTTTGATTTCACATTGGTCTTATTATCTACTATTTTAAAAATATATTTACTGGTAGCTATTATTATCGGACTAATTAGAATGGCTATTTTAATGTATTTTAGCTACAAGCAATACAAACAAAAAGAATATAAACGCACTAAAAAACCTTTGAAAAAGAAACGCATTAAACGTCGCCGTAAAAAGAAATTCAGACCAAAAGTGAGTGTTATTATTCCTGTCTATAATGAAGAAGTTGTGATTGAACGTACCGTGAGAGCAATTAAGAAAAGTAAGTATCGTATTAGCGAAATTTTAGTTGTTGATGATGGCTCTACTGACCAAACCGTTCAAGTTGTGAAAAATGCTTTTAAAGGTTCTAGGAAAGTAAAGGTTATTGAAAAAGAGAATGGCGGAAAAGCTTCTGCACTTAACATTGGGTTCCAGAAGGCCGTTGGAGACATTGTGATCACAATTGATGCTGATACCATTTTTACAGAACGAGCCATTACCTATTTAGTAAGACCCTTTAAAGACCGTAACGTAGCAGCTGTTTCTGGTAATTGTAAGATTGGTAATCTCTCAAATTACTTAGCCGTCTGGCAGCATATTGAATATGTCACTGCTTTTAATCTTGAGAAAAGAGCCTATGAATACCTTAATTGTATAACCGTTGTCCCAGGTTCGAACAGTGCCTGGAGAAAAAAAGCCGTTGTAAAGGCGGGTTACTATGACCATGACACACTAGCAGAGGATACGGACTTAACCTTAAAGCTTTTAAATAACGACTACAAAATCATTTACGAAGACCGTGCTCTGTCCTATGAAGAATGCCCTGAGAAGATAAAAGATTTTATAAAACAACGCTATCGTTGGTCATATGGCATACTCCAAAGTTCGTGGAAGCATAAAAAAACGATATTTCACTCCAAAAATAGAACCTTAAAATACTTCGCAATACCAAGTATGCTATTTTCATATTTCCTTTACCTTACTGCTCCTCTAATTGACGTCATTTTTATAATTGCATTGCTAACGGGAGCAAAATCAATCTTTCTCTTCGCTCTGTTTTTTTATCTCACAGATACAGTTGCATCAATTTATGCTTTTAAGTTAGAAAAAGAAAAAATGAAACCACTACTATGGGTTTTTATTCAGAGATTGGCCTACCGCTATTTAATAGCCTATGTTACGTGGAAATCTATACTAATGGCACTAAAAGGCTATAGTGTTGGATGGAACAAGTTTGAACGTTCTGGAACAAATCAGTTTGGTCAAAGTGATGAAAAGGGTGAATAA
- a CDS encoding PIG-L deacetylase family protein, giving the protein MLLSGNERVLVIAPHADDEVLGCGGVIEKACRYNNAVKVVVTAVGNTKHPHKEDAVTGDIRKKELEEAMHFLGCKDFEVLYDDKDSMLDTIPIKELIGKLDKIIEAFSPSMIFIPLPSYHQDHQILYDACIAALRPNNNLYKLIAMYEYPLTFWNPKPFWNIGSLYLDISDTIDQKIEAFKKHKSQMRPSNHPIAPENVKKWAEMRGLEIGLEYAEKYYVLKSMII; this is encoded by the coding sequence GTGCTTTTATCAGGGAATGAACGTGTATTAGTGATCGCTCCACATGCAGATGACGAAGTATTAGGGTGTGGAGGAGTAATTGAAAAAGCATGTAGATACAACAACGCTGTAAAGGTCGTTGTCACAGCAGTTGGCAATACAAAACATCCTCATAAAGAGGATGCTGTTACAGGTGATATTCGAAAAAAAGAGCTTGAAGAGGCAATGCATTTCTTGGGCTGTAAGGATTTTGAAGTGTTGTACGATGACAAGGACTCTATGTTAGACACCATCCCTATCAAAGAACTAATTGGAAAGCTTGATAAAATCATAGAAGCTTTTTCTCCATCGATGATTTTCATACCTTTACCGAGCTATCACCAAGATCACCAGATTCTTTACGATGCATGTATTGCCGCATTGAGACCAAACAACAACCTCTATAAATTAATAGCAATGTACGAATATCCGCTAACCTTTTGGAATCCAAAACCTTTTTGGAATATTGGCAGTTTGTATTTAGATATCTCAGATACCATTGATCAAAAAATAGAAGCATTTAAAAAACACAAATCACAAATGCGCCCATCAAACCATCCAATTGCCCCTGAAAATGTAAAGAAATGGGCAGAGATGCGAGGCCTAGAGATTGGTCTTGAATATGCGGAAAAGTATTATGTCTTAAAATCAATGATAATATGA
- a CDS encoding M20 family metallopeptidase — MDTFLQSKQEEMLQLIEKLVNIDSGSDDKEGVDKIGAILKEKYEELGFVVEVREEENQGNHLLIQHKEAVDPKIILVAHMDTVFPKGTVAKRPFSIEGDRAYGPGVVDMKSSQVELLYALKALVTTGTPGFENVQIILNSDEEIGSPTSRALIEEKSQGKEYALIVEPARKDGSLVSSRRGGGRYKLVVKGKAAHSGIEPQKGRSAIEELAHKIIQLHGLTDHEKGISVNVGLIEGGSAVNTVSPRAVAHVDIRISEMEQAEMLQQKIKEICSTTEVSGTQVTMKGKISRPPMEKTEQSESLLQVIQEVGKEIGIDVQDTSTGGGSDASFTAANGVATVDGLGPVGGNAHSEDEYLEIPTLIERTLLLAKTIQRLTEDE, encoded by the coding sequence GTGGATACGTTTTTGCAAAGTAAACAAGAAGAAATGCTTCAGTTAATAGAGAAGCTTGTTAACATAGACAGTGGATCGGATGATAAAGAGGGTGTCGATAAAATCGGTGCCATTTTAAAAGAAAAATATGAAGAGCTCGGCTTTGTTGTTGAAGTAAGGGAAGAAGAAAACCAAGGAAATCACCTTTTAATCCAGCACAAAGAGGCAGTTGACCCAAAAATTATCCTTGTTGCCCATATGGATACTGTGTTTCCAAAAGGGACGGTAGCAAAAAGACCATTTAGTATCGAAGGCGACCGTGCATATGGACCTGGAGTGGTTGATATGAAATCCAGTCAGGTTGAACTTTTATATGCGTTAAAGGCATTGGTGACCACAGGAACGCCAGGATTTGAGAATGTCCAGATTATTTTAAATAGTGATGAGGAAATTGGATCGCCGACATCACGTGCGCTAATCGAGGAAAAGTCTCAGGGGAAAGAATATGCTTTGATTGTTGAACCAGCACGAAAAGATGGCTCACTTGTTTCTTCTAGACGAGGTGGAGGACGCTATAAGCTAGTTGTTAAAGGAAAAGCAGCACACTCAGGAATTGAACCACAAAAAGGCAGAAGTGCGATCGAAGAATTAGCTCATAAAATCATCCAACTCCACGGCCTTACTGACCACGAAAAAGGCATAAGTGTGAATGTTGGCTTGATCGAAGGTGGCTCAGCCGTTAATACAGTTTCTCCAAGAGCGGTTGCTCATGTGGACATTCGAATTTCTGAAATGGAACAGGCTGAAATGTTACAGCAAAAAATCAAAGAAATTTGCTCGACTACTGAGGTTTCAGGGACACAAGTCACGATGAAGGGGAAAATTAGCCGCCCTCCTATGGAAAAAACAGAACAATCTGAGTCACTGTTACAGGTCATCCAAGAGGTTGGAAAAGAAATCGGAATTGATGTCCAAGACACGTCAACCGGTGGTGGTTCCGATGCATCCTTTACAGCGGCTAACGGTGTGGCTACTGTCGATGGGTTAGGCCCGGTTGGTGGGAATGCTCACAGTGAAGATGAATACTTAGAAATCCCCACCCTTATAGAAAGAACATTACTGCTGGCAAAGACGATTCAGCGATTAACTGAGGACGAATAG
- a CDS encoding helix-turn-helix domain-containing protein, with amino-acid sequence MSTPLGQELRRLRMERDLTLEDVAKGTGITLQYLSMLEKGVRKSVSFEIMADISRFYGVPLDYFAAFIKEEESRQLSEMEIMLWKAINDKVRDEIYFKKGNSIKNMFSKLFR; translated from the coding sequence ATGTCTACTCCACTAGGTCAGGAGTTACGAAGATTAAGGATGGAACGGGATTTAACGCTTGAAGATGTAGCTAAAGGAACGGGAATTACTCTTCAATATTTAAGTATGCTAGAAAAAGGAGTCCGTAAATCGGTGTCATTTGAAATTATGGCGGATATCTCAAGATTCTATGGTGTCCCTCTAGATTATTTTGCGGCTTTTATAAAAGAGGAAGAGTCCAGGCAACTTTCAGAGATGGAAATCATGCTTTGGAAGGCAATCAATGATAAAGTTCGAGACGAGATTTATTTTAAAAAGGGGAACTCAATAAAAAATATGTTCTCCAAGTTGTTCAGATAA
- a CDS encoding WbqC family protein gives MYHIKKVAIHQPNYLPWIGFFDKMDQADAFILLDTAVHSKSEFVNRNRIKTPQGNLWLTVPIKQKEIPIFQIDVDLNKRWNQKHWKTIQSNYKKSKYWSLYQEGFEKIYSHNWSKLVDLNLALIMHIKDILGIETDIFIESDFNKDFGKGNTRNINLVKHVNGDIYLSGTGAKAYNDEAEYKENNLTLQYQEFNHPVYQQNWGDFIANLSVIDMIFHCGPDTIHIIRSLRK, from the coding sequence GTGTATCACATCAAAAAAGTAGCTATTCATCAACCTAATTATCTACCATGGATTGGCTTTTTCGATAAAATGGATCAAGCGGATGCCTTTATTCTGCTAGATACAGCTGTACATTCAAAAAGTGAATTTGTAAACAGAAATAGAATTAAAACCCCTCAGGGAAACTTGTGGTTAACTGTACCCATAAAACAAAAGGAGATCCCTATATTCCAAATTGACGTTGATTTAAATAAGAGATGGAATCAAAAGCACTGGAAAACAATTCAAAGTAATTATAAAAAAAGCAAGTATTGGTCCCTATATCAGGAGGGATTCGAAAAGATTTATTCACACAACTGGTCTAAATTAGTCGACTTAAACCTTGCCTTGATAATGCATATTAAAGATATCTTAGGCATTGAAACCGACATTTTTATAGAATCAGATTTTAATAAAGACTTTGGAAAAGGAAACACTAGGAATATCAATCTAGTTAAGCATGTAAATGGAGATATTTATTTATCTGGAACCGGAGCAAAGGCTTACAATGACGAAGCCGAGTACAAAGAGAACAATCTCACCCTTCAATATCAGGAGTTTAACCATCCGGTATATCAACAAAATTGGGGTGATTTTATCGCAAATCTTTCTGTCATTGATATGATTTTCCATTGTGGACCTGACACGATTCATATCATTAGAAGTCTACGAAAATAA
- a CDS encoding ImmA/IrrE family metallo-endopeptidase, with translation MIQLRHNYLYLLFLVPAIILTYLYITPPEKWNLQESIILFLCIMVIFDQINRKVFSGFGYSFFHVILSLIIFDEFSIVYGIIYLTFDFVYTLFFKKRGSVQTMLTILSIYVIIIVICNEFYNVHADEQSYATRYVTLLLMLGSSLLFKYVYVSLETGFISTKLFLDQFAPMVFEVVIIFPILAFFTDINVNLILILFLSYYTFIGFFHKKFMSIEHSHILKIIKILSTKYNIQILFMDLKEIKGMYHSEKRIICIDEKLDYPEQLQTIIHELLHFQLRKKYQLPRKVEEMLITLFEAIISWYYIITLKRM, from the coding sequence ATGATTCAGTTAAGACATAACTATTTATATCTACTTTTTCTAGTCCCTGCAATTATTTTAACATATTTATATATTACTCCTCCAGAGAAGTGGAATTTGCAGGAAAGTATCATTTTATTTCTATGTATTATGGTCATTTTTGACCAGATTAATCGTAAAGTATTTTCGGGATTTGGTTATTCCTTTTTTCATGTCATTTTATCATTGATCATTTTTGATGAATTTTCAATTGTATACGGAATAATCTATCTTACGTTTGATTTTGTCTATACTCTTTTCTTTAAAAAAAGAGGCAGCGTCCAGACGATGCTCACTATTCTTTCAATCTATGTTATCATCATTGTAATTTGCAATGAATTTTATAATGTTCATGCAGATGAACAGTCTTATGCGACAAGATATGTGACACTATTACTTATGTTAGGCTCAAGTTTACTATTTAAATATGTGTATGTTTCTCTTGAGACTGGATTTATATCAACTAAACTATTTTTAGATCAATTTGCACCGATGGTGTTTGAGGTTGTAATTATCTTTCCGATTCTAGCTTTTTTTACTGATATCAATGTAAATCTAATACTCATTCTTTTCCTTTCTTATTATACTTTTATAGGATTTTTCCATAAGAAGTTTATGTCAATTGAACACTCGCATATTTTAAAAATTATTAAAATACTATCAACAAAATATAATATCCAAATTCTATTTATGGACTTGAAGGAAATCAAGGGGATGTATCATTCTGAAAAACGAATTATTTGTATTGATGAAAAGCTTGATTATCCCGAACAACTTCAGACTATCATACATGAATTACTTCATTTTCAATTACGGAAAAAATATCAACTCCCAAGAAAAGTTGAGGAGATGCTAATCACTCTTTTTGAAGCTATCATTAGCTGGTACTACATTATTACGTTAAAAAGGATGTAG
- a CDS encoding S8 family peptidase, which translates to MNHFKTSNGLVKWFVLFLLFTLTSCQQSEEHEGFSVSEERIEHQTITETYLVLFKKEIDKSIITELGGSIVNQMENLPLVTAMIPPENVQFLRESHLIEAIEKNKVYNISPEEVDKQRVEIHSPKIFSTGLTGKGIKIAVLDSGVVPNHPDLKIAGGVSFVGGSNDYIDKNGHGTHVTGIIGAQHNSIGINGIAPDATIYVVKVLDAEGFGFLSEIAAGIDWAINNNIDIINLSIGTNEDSITLSSIIKKAYNSGVFVVASAGNDGDPNGDTDTIDYPGRYLETIAVGAVDKDFVRAGFSATGPLLEVVAPGVDILSTYLNNDYAILSGTSMSTAYVTGVLALIKEANAGASASELRTFLQESSKDLGPVGRDSLYGYGMVQIPNIQMPTNIKEQLRGPRGEIGTINILKRINLWTRNENGKLVYSRVLNPGERYRVYSIDDKYGGQYGVGGNHWITNMATFVQFEAYTENREVMKGPRGEIGYVTITKRINLWKRDPNSKLQYVRVLNPRERYRVYGTDSKYGGQYDVGANHWITNIQGYVLYEPFSY; encoded by the coding sequence ATGAACCACTTCAAAACAAGTAATGGACTAGTAAAGTGGTTTGTTCTATTTCTATTATTCACCTTGACCTCCTGTCAGCAAAGTGAGGAGCATGAAGGATTTTCAGTGTCCGAAGAGAGAATTGAACATCAAACTATTACTGAAACCTACTTGGTTCTTTTTAAAAAAGAAATTGATAAGTCTATCATTACTGAATTGGGAGGTTCAATTGTTAATCAAATGGAGAACCTCCCACTCGTTACTGCCATGATACCTCCTGAAAATGTACAATTCTTAAGAGAAAGTCATTTAATTGAAGCAATTGAAAAGAATAAGGTTTACAATATCAGTCCAGAAGAAGTTGACAAACAGAGAGTAGAAATCCATTCCCCTAAGATTTTTAGTACTGGTTTAACCGGAAAAGGAATTAAAATCGCTGTACTAGACAGTGGGGTTGTACCTAACCATCCAGATTTGAAAATTGCGGGTGGAGTCTCTTTTGTCGGAGGTAGTAATGATTATATTGATAAAAATGGACATGGAACCCACGTCACAGGAATCATTGGGGCACAACATAACTCAATTGGTATAAATGGAATTGCACCAGATGCGACCATCTATGTTGTTAAAGTGTTAGATGCTGAAGGTTTTGGGTTCCTTTCTGAAATAGCGGCGGGAATTGATTGGGCAATTAATAATAATATAGATATCATTAACCTTAGTATTGGGACTAATGAAGATTCAATAACTTTATCTAGTATCATAAAAAAGGCATATAATAGTGGTGTTTTTGTAGTAGCATCGGCTGGTAATGACGGAGATCCTAACGGGGATACAGATACAATAGATTACCCTGGGCGCTATCTAGAAACAATAGCAGTCGGTGCAGTTGATAAAGATTTTGTCCGAGCAGGTTTTTCTGCGACTGGTCCTTTATTAGAAGTTGTAGCACCAGGAGTGGATATTCTAAGTACTTATCTAAATAATGACTATGCTATCCTTAGTGGTACAAGTATGTCTACTGCTTACGTTACAGGGGTGTTAGCACTTATTAAGGAAGCAAATGCTGGTGCTTCTGCGAGTGAATTACGAACCTTTCTACAGGAATCTTCTAAGGATTTAGGCCCTGTAGGTAGAGACTCACTTTATGGGTATGGGATGGTTCAGATTCCTAATATCCAAATGCCTACTAACATAAAAGAGCAACTTAGAGGTCCAAGAGGGGAAATTGGTACAATAAATATCCTAAAACGAATTAACCTTTGGACCAGGAATGAGAATGGAAAATTAGTATATTCTAGAGTTCTAAATCCCGGAGAACGCTACAGAGTTTATAGTATTGATGATAAATATGGCGGGCAGTATGGAGTTGGAGGTAACCATTGGATTACCAATATGGCGACCTTTGTTCAGTTCGAGGCCTACACAGAGAATAGGGAAGTTATGAAGGGGCCGCGGGGCGAAATTGGCTATGTTACAATTACCAAACGAATTAACCTTTGGAAACGTGATCCAAATAGTAAACTTCAGTATGTGAGGGTGTTAAATCCTAGAGAAAGGTACCGTGTTTACGGTACAGATTCAAAATATGGCGGTCAATACGATGTCGGAGCAAACCACTGGATTACAAATATTCAGGGTTATGTTTTATATGAACCATTTTCATATTAG
- a CDS encoding DegT/DnrJ/EryC1/StrS family aminotransferase: MNNNLIPHNKPTIGIQEEKAAINVLRSGWLAGGSEVQKFENEFCEYLGFPRGHAVAVSSGTAALYLALWSLDSQGKRVAFPAYTCSALRNATAMAGGIEMLVDNNETSHNMNCDLLNKLRPDIAIIPHMYGIPQNLTKLPKNIKIIEDCAQSLGAKVNGIPAGLQGDIGIYSFYATKVITSGGQGGMVVSKDKVIIDRIRDYRLFDQRKDHAHRFNFQMTDLQAAIGRVQLSKLPSFIKRREEIFQLYKKAGFPLLEEHSSDLQPIRFRAIIKTRHQQKLLDGLEKANIKATIPLKAEELLGPGHLYHHSFDWTQSTVSLPIYPSLKNEEVERVIEAVSRMIT, from the coding sequence ATGAATAATAATCTTATCCCTCACAATAAACCAACCATCGGGATACAGGAAGAAAAAGCCGCTATCAATGTCCTTCGTTCAGGCTGGCTCGCCGGGGGGAGTGAGGTACAAAAATTCGAAAATGAGTTTTGTGAATATCTTGGATTCCCAAGAGGTCATGCTGTTGCAGTATCGAGTGGGACAGCCGCGCTTTATTTAGCTTTATGGTCCCTGGATTCTCAAGGAAAAAGAGTAGCTTTCCCAGCCTATACATGTTCGGCCCTTCGAAATGCAACTGCAATGGCAGGTGGTATTGAAATGTTAGTAGATAATAATGAAACCAGCCACAATATGAACTGTGATCTTTTGAATAAACTACGCCCTGACATTGCAATCATCCCACATATGTATGGTATTCCACAGAATCTAACTAAGCTACCAAAAAATATCAAGATCATTGAAGATTGTGCACAATCGCTAGGAGCAAAGGTAAATGGTATACCTGCAGGCTTGCAGGGCGATATCGGTATCTATTCCTTCTATGCAACAAAAGTCATCACCTCTGGCGGTCAAGGAGGAATGGTTGTTTCTAAGGATAAAGTAATAATTGATAGAATACGAGATTATCGTTTATTTGACCAACGAAAGGATCATGCTCACCGCTTTAACTTCCAAATGACCGATTTACAAGCTGCAATAGGCAGAGTTCAGCTATCAAAACTACCTTCCTTCATCAAACGCCGAGAAGAAATATTTCAACTATACAAAAAAGCAGGATTCCCTCTTTTAGAAGAACACTCGAGTGACCTTCAACCCATCCGATTTAGAGCCATTATCAAAACAAGACATCAGCAGAAGTTATTGGATGGTTTAGAAAAAGCGAATATAAAAGCAACAATTCCACTGAAAGCTGAAGAATTATTAGGTCCTGGTCACCTCTATCACCATTCCTTCGATTGGACTCAAAGCACCGTATCCTTGCCCATCTATCCTTCCTTGAAGAATGAAGAGGTAGAAAGGGTTATTGAGGCAGTATCGCGCATGATTACTTAA